The following proteins come from a genomic window of Carassius carassius chromosome 10, fCarCar2.1, whole genome shotgun sequence:
- the LOC132152070 gene encoding calcitonin gene-related peptide type 1 receptor-like: MVARLATRQNQSARLQCNGTLCDVTGNPFAALGATTHYRAHLPDSTHYILPQRSTEDRTNEQKHSDHLETRKPNSRTMFGCWITSFLFLSATSEFFVVVLSENNTGGTAQKNSPEMDFTRHNILTAQFECYQKIMKDTNHNSTDGSMCKRTWDGWMCWDDLEAGFTSAQHCPDYYDDFDTSEMATKICTKSGHWFVHPESNRTWTNYTGCNNSSNDHQKTALNLYYLTLIGHGMSLISLFTSLGIFFYFKSLSCQRITLHKNLFFSFVLNSVITIIFFTCVANNREVTQANPVSCKVSVFIHHYLMGCNYFWMLCEGIYLHTLIVVAVFAEKQHLMWYYLLGWGFPLIPAFIHAISRSYYYNDNCWISANTSLLYIIHGPICAALLINLFFLLNIVRVLITKLKVTHQAESSLYMRAVRGTLILVPLFGIQHIVLPYKPDGRLASEIFIHTMNILMHYQGLLVATIFCFFNSEVQGVLRRHWNQYRIQFGSTFVNNEALRSASYTGSSMTEVHRCYSIDSHMDTLNGKSFHNLETTILRSDSLYM; encoded by the exons ATGGTAGCGAGGCTGGCGACGCGACAGAACCAGAGCGCTCGTTTGCAGTGTAACGGGACACTGTGTGATGTCACAGGAAACCCTTTTGCTGCTTTAGGGGCCACAACTCATTACCGAGCACATCTTCCAGACAGTACACACTACATACTGCCGCAGCGGAGCACAGAGGACCGTACAAACGAG CAGAAACATTCAGATCATTTGGAGACACGAAAGCCAAACAGTAGAACCATGTTTGGATGCTGGATTACCTCCTTTCTCTTTCTGTCGGCAACCTCTGAG ttttttGTGGTGGTCCTCTCAGAGAACAACACTGGAGGTACGGCACAGAAGAATAGCCCAGAAATGGACTTTACTCGTCACAATATTTTGACCGCCCAGTTTGAATGTTACCAGAAGATTATGAAAGACACAAATCACAACAGTACAG ATGGTTCTATGTGTAAACGGACCTGGGATGGATGGATGTGCTGGGACGATTTGGAAGCTGGATTCACTTCAGCCCAGCACTGTCCAGACTACTATGATGACTTTGACACCTCAG AAATGGCGACAAAGATTTGTACCAAATCAGGCCATTGGTTCGTTCACCCAGAGAGTAACAGAACATGGACAAATTACACGGGCTGTAATAATTCGTCTAATGATCACCAAAAG ACAGCACTTAATCTCTACTACTTGACTTTGATTGGTCATGGAATGTCGCTGATATCTTTGTTTACTTCTCTGGGGATATTTTTCTATTTCAA GAGCTTAAGCTGTCAAAGGATAACTCTACACAAGAATCTGTTCTTCTCTTTTGTGCTGAACTCGGTTATAACCATCATCTTTTTCACTTGTGTTGCAAACAACCGAGAAGTAACACAAGCCAACCCA GTGAGCTGTAAAGTGTCTGTGTTCATCCATCATTATCTCATGGGCTGTAACTACTTCTGGATGTTGTGTGAGGGAATCTACCTGCACACACTCATTGTGGTGGCAGTATTTGCTGAGAAGCAGCACCTGATGTGGTATTACCTCCTGGGATGGG GCTTCCCATTAATACCTGCATTTATCCATGCAATATCCCGAAGTTATTACTACAATGACAA CTGTTGGATAAGCGCGAACACTTCTTTGCTCTACATTATTCATGGTCCCATCTGTGCAGCCCTGTTG ATTAACCTCTTCTTCCTTTTAAACATTGTGAGAGTGTTGATCACTAAACTGAAGGTGACCCACCAGGCAGAATCCAGTCTGTACATGAGGGCCGTCAGGGGCACCTTAATCCTGGTACCTCTGTTTGGCATTCAGCACATAGTGCTGCCCTACAAACCCGACGGACGGCTCGCCTCAGAGATATTTATTCACACAATGAACATACTTATGCATTACCAG ggCCTTTTGGTTGCCACTATATTTTGCTTTTTCAATAGCGAG gtGCAAGGTGTATTACGAAGACACTGGAACCAGTACCGCATCCAGTTTGGCAGCACATTTGTGAACAACGAGGCCCTGCGTTCTGCATCCTACACGGGCTCCTCCATGACGGAGGTCCATCGATGTTACAGCATCGACAGCCACATGGACACTTTAAACGGCAAGAGTTTTCACAATCTGGAGACCACCATTCTCCGATCAGACAGCCTGTACATGTGA